The nucleotide sequence gacccggaaagaagaaaggaacctCATTGGTCTTGTGCAGCTGAAAAAGGAGGACCctgacagtgatttctaccatctccggacctttttatctcttaacttcgcttcctcgtgacaccacctgctcctgcacagcctgtttcctgtatgcAGCctcttgcccgccccatcctgtttgccttggccaatcgaaaTTACGATTTCCTGCCCATGCATCAAACGAgaagtaagaaacaggcagcgtccacttccgcagcacaggaggagaaggaagaggctgctgctgctccaggagcccaagttagagtctgctgttgctagtgtgttttgaaaggggggagagagaatgaatgagtatgtctgtgagagtgagtgagtgtgtatttgtgtaggaagaagagatctgagagtgtatgtaggtcaGTAGGAGAGaactgagtgcaagtgagcatgggtgtgaaagtgagtggacATTTGTGTATGGAAGaaggagagacgtgagtgagtgagtgtgtgtgtgttggtgggagaatggcagaagtaaaggtgtaaatggacatgtgagaatgtgagagaatgagcagtgaaacaggccaatacagtaaagctcggccacggttaccctgtttctagcCCGCTTTGCACGCACAATTTGGACACGTATGTCTCACCCTCTACAGACGCTGGAGAGATGGGCGTCCGTAAACATACGGACGCCGGAAAAATGGATGTCCGTAAACATCGGCGTCCGTAAAGGCGGAGACAGGGACGCCTCTACAGATGCCGGAAAGATGGGCGCCCGTAAACATAGGCGTCTGTAAAGGCAGAGACAGGGACGCCTCTACAGACACCGGAAAGATGGGCGCCCGTAAATATCGGCGTCCATAAAGGCGGAGACAGTGACGCTTCTACGGACGCTGGAGAGATGGGTGCCCGTAAACATAGGCGTCCGTAAAGGCGGAGACAGGGACGCCTCTACGGGCGCCGGAAAGATGGGCGCCCGTAAACATAGGCGTCCGTAAAGGCGGAGACAGGGACGCCTCTACAGGCGCCGGAAAGATGGGCGCCCGTAAACATAGGCGTCCGTAAAGGCGGAGACAGGGACGCCTCTACGGATGCCGGTAAGATGGGCATCCGCTAGGCATCCTGAGGCTCCGGTTCCTCTACGGACGCCTATACGGCTGGCTATATGGAGGCTTCTTCCTGCGTCTGGAATAAGGCTGTATTAGACGCTGAAATCAGAACGCATAGCTGAGAATAACAGTGTTGCTGATCCATTTATATTCATCTCCCCCTAACCCATGTCCATGCTTCTTTTTTCaatctgtatatatttttatctgttttttttatatgtgacAGATTGTGTTTCAGCTATACCTGCATTGAAATcaagttaaaaaataattagCTGTAGCTTACTCTCAACAGTGATGGAGGTTtatctttccctttctctctcgtCACATTGATCTGTAACATACTTTTTGTGTGCTGCCATTCAAACTGTACACCAGAGAGCCCACAGTGTGGCAGGTGTAAGCATGTATGAGTTGTTAAAGGATTTATATGTGTTCATCTATTAATTTGAATTTCGTGTGTTTGCCTCTGTTGTATTCCATGCAGGCAGAGCACCGTGCCATCGGCATGCCAGGCCATCAGCGGGCCATCGACAGGCCGGGACGTTTCATCCACACACGGACAACTCTTTTTGGCATGTGTGAGCGAGATGTTGTCCGAACCTACCGGCTGAGCTCACGGGCAATCTTGTCCCTCTATGAAGATCTACATGGGGACCTAGACCCCCAGGCCAATCGACACCATGCTGTGCCTGGATTGAATAAACTTCTCTGTGCCTTAAATATTTTGggtaccggaagttttcaaaacccaGTAATTGCTGTTATGACGCAGGCCACCATTTCACGGCATCTGTCACAGGCGatgaaggccatgatgaagcggatGAGGAAGTACATCATCTATCCTACGGATCCAGCTGAACTGCAACAGATCCGCAGCGGATTCATGGGTATTTCGGGGATGCCTAACGTGTTGGgcgctatcgactgcactcatattGCGTTTACCCCCAGGTCGGATGAAGAGAGTGCGTTCCggaatcgcaagcacttccattccatgaatgtgcaagtggtttgcgatgcacaccttcagattctaaatgttgtagcgaACTTTCCAGGGAGCTGCCTTGACGCCTACATTCTCGCACATTCAGCTCTGGGGACCCAATTCCCAGAAGGAAAGTACGGTGAAGGTTGGCTGCTTGGTAAGTGACAATAGCTACTTCCCGTGATTCTGTCTGTCATGTGTTCTGGTCTCCGGATGTTCAGGAGACAGTAATGTTTATGATGTCATTCAATGTTAACGGTGTTTTGCGCTGCAAAGTTGTTTTTGATGCATCTCAGATTATTGATCCTATAGGTGATGGcagctatggctgtaagccctggttgctaactccactccagttCCCATGCACAGCTGCCGAAAAACGCTACAAcgaggctcatggcagcaccagaaacgtgATTGAGCGCACTTTTAGAGTTCTGAAGGGGCGTTTCCAATGTCTGAATCGCTCAgggggagccctgcagtacagtgcagaaaaggtggtgagcataattgttgcctgctgcatgcgACACAACATTTGTCAGAGATTTGGTGTGCATGCAGAGGTAGACGAAAACTTGCCACCAGATCCGCCCGTGGAGCTGGCAGCTGAAGCGGACAACACTGCACGGGGTCATGAAGTCCGACGAAGGATCATCGAAAGTTATTTCTCTTGTAAGTTAAATGTCATACATTACGTTTCCCTACTGCTGTTATAGTACCACTCCTGTCTACAGTGCCCCATGATGATGTGGCGCTTTCATCGTAGTTCATCGCTGTGCTTAATTGTAGATATTAGTCATTTCTGTACCTGTATGTCCTATTTactcttgccttttttttctttctgtttcagaATCCGAGattgatttgtttaaaaattcacccctcaGAACAGAACATATAACCGGAAGATGACCCCTCCATCAAACCCTTAACAATTCACAACGATTTTCATTGTATCCATATTTTCTGTAATGTTATTTGtcttaaaatgttaaaaagttcGTCACCCCATTGAAACCTGATAAATTCTTTCCTCTTGTATGGTCATCTAGGCCTTTTCCAGCCACCAACATATTAACAATAGCCTATGGTTATTTATGGTTGAATAAATATCCCTTGATGTGTTACATTGATATAATGTTTACAAACATTCTACCGACATCTAGTTTTCCTTCTCTGAATATGAAAGCTTTTCCCAGCAATAAAAATCTGTTTTTTAAGGTTCCATTAACATTTCGTGAAGTGTTACATAAATAATGTGTGTCTACCCATTGTATACAACATCACCTGTCTTTTATACTCTTGCATGTGGAGCGCCACTCCAGCACAAAGGATTTCCCCCGCCCCAGGCCCTTCTCCAGCTGTCTGCGCCTTCATACCAGGCCTAGGGGATGGGGTGGCATCGACATTATGAACATGGTATGTCCCCCCTCCAACTGCAGTAACAATGAAGCTCTTATTCCTACCTACTGCATGGTCAGTTCCCTTGCCATGCCCATCCTATCCCCCATGTGTAACCCTATAAGAATTCGCTAgtagtaataacttttttttgatAACTTAACCCTTTTTGTACATATGCAATGATGGATGTGACATAAAAGGACATGTAGTCTAATTGCAAAACAATTATAACTTTTATTGAACATTTTAGGAATGGTTGCCGGAAGGAAAAGTTGAGGCAACATCTCGGATTGCGCCGATCAATGCCGCCATACTTTCTCTCTGAGTAGCCATCATTTCCGCCATACATTCTCTAATAGCATTTGCTTGAGCGGCCATCCCAGTGTTGAGGTCGGCTCTCAGCAACCGCCCTTCCTGGAGGAGTTGCTCATTATGACGATCCTGATGCGAGGTTATTCCAGTCAGAAATTGCTCGCTCAGGCTGTTGTTGCCAAAAAGTGACAGTTCGAGGTCCGGTACCACTGGCGCAATTTCCTCGGTCAGTGGAGCGTCATCCAGTACCTGGGATGGTTCCGAGTCTAGAAATGCTTGCGGGGGTACTGAATCCTGGCGGTCCAGGGGAACTTCAGGTGCTTCGCTGAGAGGGACATCATACAGATCCAGTGTTACCATGTCCGCTGTTGACATCTGTTGGCTGGGGGAGTCCGCGCTCGTCATTGGAAAGATGAATTCAGGGGTGTGGCTGGAGTGTTCGCTGTTTACATCGCCATTGCCCGTTGTGTCTGTGGATAAAGATATAGAAAGAGGTCGCCGTCATTCCATAAGCCGGGAAGAGTTCATCGGAATTTATAGCAGTACAGTTGTCAAACTAAATCTTAATATATATGTTATCAAACAAGAATtcaataatatatatgttatatatgttaTCGAACAagaactcaacgcacaataaagctctggaatttgttaccagaggatgtggttagtgcagttaatgtagctgggttcaaaaaaggtttggataagttcttggaggagaagtccattaacggctattaatcaagtttacttagggaatagctactgctattaattgcatcagtagcatgggatcttcttagtgtttggataattgccaggttcctgtggcctggtttggcctctgttggaaacaggatgctgggcttgatggacccttggtctgtcccagcatggcaatttcttatgttcttatgttcttaatttttatGGCAGGAGAGACGTGACATATTTGCTAAATGCTATCAGATAGTATTGGCACAAGTATGGTGACGGTAGGGCAAACAATGATGCACATTTAAATTACAGTAGGAAAAAGTTAAAACCTAGGAAAAAGAGCGATCACACATCGGTGACCTCTCGTGACCCATACAGTTAACATGCTACGGTAATCAGATTTAGCTATATGCATACCTTCACATGCTGCCGAGTCAGCGCCGTACTGCGTCTGCACGCCCACCACGACCTCCATCTTCATAGTTCGGAGAACCATCTCCTCTACAGGTGTCAGCACGATGTTGCATGGGGGCCCACCACCGGTCCTCTTTGCAGAGGCATCGATTTTAGCGGCCTTCTCTTTCACCTCTTTCTTGGTGTCCCACCACCGGTGCTGCACCTGTTTCACATCCCTGGGCGTCACAGAAAGGGAGCTCACATCCTGGGCAATCTTTTCCCAAATATTTTTCTTGCTGGTCCACGAGATCTTCGACTTGAAGAGAAGGTTATGTTTTTTGCATACGGCGCGGCACAATACTTCTTTCTCTTCATCCGTAAAGCGAGCGTTATGGGTTCGCTTtctggatggctggctgccactTGTGCCTTCCTCTTGTTGCAGCTCGACGGCATGCTCCTCCACCTCAGCAATAGTGCGCTTTCCTGCCATGGTTATACCTGAACGGTAATAAAGAGCACGTGATTAATGGACAGCCCGGCGGAGATTAAATCTGTTAAATATACTTGAATATATTGAGTCCCCTGTATAGCATCGAGCAAGAGCCAGAAGAGCATTCCACAACTGGTTGCGGGTCTCCGGGCTCCGCCGCCACCCGTGCAATGCTATGTTTTCCAGGCATCATTGTCTAAATCATAGAAAATAACAAGGGGAACATGGGTTAATGACTGATGAAAATGTAGCAAATGAAAACAAAGGTACAGGGCGCAATGGAGAGCATACAGCCAAGAGTCTAAACCGAAACATccaaaacataaaaaatgcaAAGAAGAGGGTGACATAAACAGGTTACAGTTAAAGACCAAACATCTAAAACAGTTAAAATGCAAATAGAAGGGTTACATATACAGGAACTGCAAGTAACATCAGAAACAGATTGAATACAAAGAAGAGGGAAACATAACCAGGTTACATTAATAACAAACATCAAAAACACAATAAATGTGAAGAAGAGGCTAGCATATACAGGTACTGTAAATTACAAACATTGAATTCTCCGCCAAGAGGAGTGGCATGCATACAGCAAACACCCACCGTGAAAATCATAAACTAAATTACTACTAACAGAAAGAAGAGGCGAACAAAATATTGCAAACAAGACAATGAAAACAGACCTTCCACCATGGATACCGAGGCCGTGGAGTGTAGCGAGAAAAAGGCGGGAACGTCCTTGTTTGTCGGCCATTTTAActttccaacgtccatggccagcGCGGAACCAAAGGTACGCCAAACTCTACTCTTCATGCATGAACGCACAAGTCTAAGCACATAGAAAAGAGTAGCATAGGCAAGGGACGCCGGATTCTAGGGTTCCTCCATGAGCGCCGAAGCATAAGCGCATAGAAAAGAGTAGAATGGGCACAGGGAGCTACACAAGGGACACCATATTCTAGGCTTCCTCCTTGTGCGCCCGAGCATAAGCGCACAGAAAAAAGTTGCAAAGGCACACGTATCAACACAAGGGACGCctaatttttggaaaaaaaagaagcGTGCATTGTTATGCTTACCTGCTGAAAGCCTTGACGATCTCCCAATAGATATCCGACGAAACAGTTGTACACGGTGTGTCCTAGTCCAAACGAATTCGAAAGGGACTTTTCCATTCCGAGAAGCGACCTATATACACGTCCATGGTAGGATTATGATGCTGTGCTGGccaattggaaaccacacttccAAAACCAATTGGACACTCCAATTCTGACCAATTGGAAACTCCAGTTCCAAAACCAATTGGAAACTCTAGTTTTGACCAATAAGAAACTCTGGCAGGAACATCCATGTCCAGCCCTAAATGCCTGAGAAATTCCCATGTAGGAACATGGCGATCCAAACGCACGCCCAATTCTAGGCTTGGGTGCCTGAACAGTTTCCAGCCATAGGGACATGGCGGAAAAAAAGGGACGCCTTAGTCTAGGCTTCAGTGTCTCATAAGTTCCGCCATGGGAACATGGCGAACCAAACACACGCCCATTTCTAGGCTTGGGCGCCTGAACAGTTTGTAGCCATAGGGACACGGCGGAACTGAAGGGACGCCTAAGTCCAGGCTTGAGCGTCTGAAAAGTTCCGCTGTGTGAACATGGCGAACCAAATGCACACCCAATTTCAGCGCCTGAACAGTTTGTAGCGATATTCCCAcggcggaaccaaagggacgcctaaGTCTAGGCTTCAGTGTCTCATAAGTTCCACTGTGGGAACATGGCGAACCAAACGCACACCCAGTTCTAGGCTTGGGCGCCTGAACAGTTTGTAGCCATAGGGACATGGCGGAACCGAAGGGACGCCTAAGTCTAGGCTTCAGCGTCTGAAAAGTTCCGCCGTGGGAACATGGCGAACCAAACGCATGCCCAATTTCGGCGCCTGAACAGTTTGTAGCGATATTCCCATGGCGGAATCAAAGGGACGCCTAAGTCTAGGCTTCAGCGTCTCATAAGTTCCGCTTTATCAACATGGCGAAGCAAAGGGGCCGGAAGCAGGTAGCACGtgtcaataatttctggactcgCACTCGCACGTGCAATGCCATGCCcggacggccattttgaaaaaggtTGTCTGGATGCCATGAGGGCGGAAGCAAAATTTTTCGGATGGCAACGTCAGGCTGCTTGCCGAACTAGTGGCCGAGGACCAGCgcaatcttttcttcagccctgggCGCCCGCGGGACCAGGACAGGGCCAACGAGGCCTGGCGGGCGCTCAGGGCCTGATTCAACACGCAAGCTTCCTTTCCGAGGGAGGTAAGTTCATAGGCCTCTGTTTCTTGTTATGTTGTAACACGCATGCAAAACTACAAGTAAAACATCATACATTTGTGGgtttgttttgtattgctgtgtGTGACAGTAGGGAAACTGACACTTGGCTTGTTAGAACCAAGCAATTAACATTTATTTGGGTGGTTGCTTTGTATAGCTGTGCGCCACAACAGGACAACTGGGACTTGACTTGTTGGAAGTATTTGGGTACTAGTTTTGTATTGGGATGGGGATGACAAATGTAAAAATGACACTTCCCACTCAACTTGTAAGACTTGTTTGGTTTGAATTTATTTTTGCCTCCATATCAAAAGTTGTAGTTCAACTTCTGTTTCCTTTTGCTATTGTATAACCGCCAGGTTGAAGCACTgaagaagcaggcaagcaggatcCGGAAGGAGCTGGAATACCTGAGGGTCCTGCGGGCCCACAGAAGAGAGTACGGTACGTGCAGTTAATAGATTTCACAGTTGACCTGAAAGCGATAAAGAAATTAACTATTTGTACTATTCTCAATCTTTGCATGCGCAGCTGtgaaaatttaaatatttctgttttcagagagcaGCACGGATGATGGCGGCAGTGTTGAGGAATATGCTCCGCCGGAACAACGCCACGGTGAGCCTTTAATAGCATCGGCATAGTTTATGCCATTTGTCACGCCGATgaaatttgcacatgtaaatgtcatTCTGTTTGTAATGGTACAGGTTATGTTCCCGGTTAAAAAGTTGCTAGGTTCTGTTTCTTACACTGTTGTGCATGAATTCATGTGGGACAGCGTTAACgctttaattttttctcttttcagatacatcagagggAGAGATGGAGCCCCACCCTTTTatcctgcgcccccccccctaTTATGGAGCATCCCCCCGTGATCCTGCCCGTCCCagtttttcacccccccccccctattatgGAGCATCCCCCCGTGATCCTGCCCGTCCCAGtttttcacaccccccccccttaatttTCCTGCACAAATCTCTCCTGCTGCCCCTTCTATCCCGCCCACCCCCATTTTGGAGCTCCTCTCCGTTATCATGCCCGTCCCCGTATTtcatccacaccccccccccccctaattttcCTGCCCAAATCTCTCCTGCTGCCCCTTctatcccacccacccccattttGGAGCGCCTCTCCGTTATCATGCCCGTCCCTGTATTtcatccacacccccccccccccctaattttcCTGCCCAAATCTCTCCTGCTGCCCCTTctatcccacccacccccattttGGAGCGCCTCTCCGTTATCATGCCCGTCCCTGTATTtcatccacaccccccccccctaattttcCTGCCCAAATCTCTCCTGCTCCCCCTTCTATCCCGCCCACCCCCATTTTGGAGCGCCTGTCCGTTATCATGCCCATCCCTGTATTTcatccacccaccccacccccaatttTCCGGCCCAACTCTCTCCTGCCGCACTCGCCCCGCCTGCcatgggagatgaggaggacATCGTCATTGACGTTGTCGGCCAAGGCTCTCCGGGGATGCCTGGGGCTGGTGATCAGCCGGAAGGCGGCGTAGCGTCCAGGGACGAGCCCTCAAACATTGGGGGGCGCCCGGACGCTATGCTGTTCGGCCTGGCGCAGATCACCATCCGCCTGGACACCCTGGAGGGAATGGCAGTGCAGGCGGTGACGATCCTGCACGACCTGCGTCTTGGCCAGCAGGAGATTATTGAGCTCCTGTGAGACTGTTAGAGCGGGGGTCAGACACAGCTGCATATGACATAGGAGTTAGAGCGGTGGTCGGTTACATACatacacctgtgcatggaacagggaatgTTAGAGCGGGGGTCAGACACAGCTGCATATGACATAGGAGTTAGAGCGGTGGTCGGTTACATACatacacctgtgcatggaacagggaatgTTAGAGCGGGGGTCAGACACAGCTGCATATGACATAGGAGTTAGAGCGGTGGTCGGTACATACatacacctgtgcatggaacagggaatgTTAGAGCGGGGGTCAGACACAGCTGCATATGACATAGGAGTTAGAGCGGTGGTCGGTTACATACatacacctgtgcatggaacagggaatgTTAGAGTGGGGGTCAGACACAGCTGCATATGACATAGGAGTTAGAGCGGTGGTCGGTACATACatacacctgtgcatggaacagggaatgTTAGAGTGGGGGTCAGACACAGCTGCATATGACATAGGAGTTAGAGCGGTGGTCGGTACATACatacacctgtgcatggaacagggattgTTTGAGTAGGGGTCAGACACAGCTGGATATGACATAGgagttagagcaggggtcggttacatacatacacctgtgcatggaacagggaatgTTAGAGTGGGGGTCAGACACAGCTGCATAGGACATAGgagttagagcaggggtcggtacatacatacacctgtgcatggaacagggattgTTTGAGCAGGGGTCAGACACAGCTGGATATGACATAGGAGTTAGAGCAGGGGTTGGATACATACatacacctgtgcatggaacagggattgTTTGAGCAGGGGTCAGACACAGCTGGATATGACATAGgagttagagcaggggtcggtacatacatacacctgtgcatggaacagggattgTTTGAGCAGGGGTCAGACACAGCTGGATATGACATAGGAGTTAGAGCAGGGGTTGGGTACA is from Rhinatrema bivittatum chromosome 2, aRhiBiv1.1, whole genome shotgun sequence and encodes:
- the LOC115083406 gene encoding t-SNARE domain-containing protein 1-like; amino-acid sequence: MAGKRTIAEVEEHAVELQQEEGTSGSQPSRKRTHNARFTDEEKEVLCRAVCKKHNLLFKSKISWTSKKNIWEKIAQDVSSLSVTPRDVKQVQHRWWDTKKEVKEKAAKIDASAKRTGGGPPCNIVLTPVEEMVLRTMKMEVVVGVQTQYGADSAACEDTTGNGDVNSEHSSHTPEFIFPMTSADSPSQQMSTADMVTLDLYDVPLSEAPEVPLDRQDSVPPQAFLDSEPSQVLDDAPLTEEIAPVVPDLELSLFGNNSLSEQFLTGITSHQDRHNEQLLQEGRLLRADLNTGMAAQANAIRECMAEMMATQRESMAALIGAIRDVASTFPSGNHS